Proteins encoded within one genomic window of Coprococcus phoceensis:
- the rpsJ gene encoding 30S ribosomal protein S10 — MASQVMRITLKAYDHQLVDASAKKIIETVKKNGSQVSGPVPLPTKKEVVTILRAVHKYKDSREQFEQRTHKRLIDIITPTQKTVDALSRLEMPAGVYIDIKMKNK; from the coding sequence ATGGCAAGTCAAGTAATGAGAATTACACTGAAAGCATATGATCACCAATTGGTTGATGCATCTGCAAAGAAAATTATCGAAACTGTAAAGAAAAATGGATCACAGGTGAGCGGACCGGTACCACTTCCAACTAAAAAAGAAGTAGTAACAATCTTAAGAGCCGTACACAAATACAAAGATTCCAGAGAGCAGTTCGAACAAAGAACTCACAAAAGACTGATCGATATCATCACACCAACACAGAAAACTGTTGATGCATTATCAAGATTAGAGATGCCAGCTGGTGTTTATATCGACATCAAAATGAAAAACAAATAA
- the rplC gene encoding 50S ribosomal protein L3 yields the protein MKKAILATKVGMTQIFNEDGVLTPVTVLQAGPCVVTQIKTVENDGYSAVQVGFVDKKDKIVNKDKNGKKEIVHRHGTTKAEKGHFDKAGVSSKRFVREFKFENAEEFTLAQEIKADIFAAGDKVDATAISKGKGFQGAIKRHNQHRGPMTHGSKFHRHAGSNGAASDPSKVFKGKKMPGHMGSKRITIQNLEIVRVDAENNLILVKGSVPGPKKSLVTIKESVKAI from the coding sequence ATGAAGAAAGCTATCTTAGCTACAAAAGTCGGAATGACTCAAATCTTCAACGAAGACGGAGTATTAACTCCAGTAACTGTTCTTCAGGCTGGTCCTTGTGTAGTAACACAGATCAAAACAGTTGAGAACGACGGTTACAGTGCTGTTCAGGTTGGTTTTGTTGACAAAAAAGACAAAATCGTGAACAAAGACAAAAATGGTAAAAAAGAGATTGTACACAGACATGGTACAACAAAAGCAGAAAAAGGACATTTTGACAAAGCTGGTGTTTCAAGCAAGAGATTTGTAAGAGAATTCAAATTTGAAAATGCTGAGGAATTTACATTAGCACAGGAAATCAAAGCTGACATCTTTGCAGCAGGAGACAAAGTAGATGCTACTGCAATCTCAAAAGGTAAAGGATTCCAGGGTGCGATTAAGAGACATAACCAACACAGAGGTCCTATGACTCACGGTTCTAAATTCCATCGTCATGCAGGTTCTAATGGTGCTGCATCTGATCCAAGTAAAGTATTCAAAGGTAAAAAGATGCCAGGACACATGGGAAGCAAGAGAATTACAATTCAAAATCTTGAAATCGTAAGAGTAGATGCTGAAAACAACTTAATCTTAGTAAAAGGATCAGTTCCGGGACCTAAGAAATCTTTAGTAACAATTAAAGAAAGTGTAAAAGCAATCTAG